A single region of the Salipaludibacillus sp. LMS25 genome encodes:
- a CDS encoding CAP domain-containing protein produces MQNKFLTILLCLMALIPFGCNGNNQNAAGLAEDARYFQDEADDMYLSSEATDIPSQNFPHTKPVKIQEAKFDFVIDDSQLHPREIYDLNQNLDRATLQERLRTLLRHNLPERQRPEQATPEEDEPQQAPEQEETPEPEQPAETPEPEPEEQPQAPEPQPEETEEPAQDEPQEVTDGIRQEERQVVDLTNNHRRQAGLSDLQLDTELSAVARRKSTDMAQNNYFSHTSPTYGSPFDMIRDHGISYNAAGENIAQGQRSAEEVVQAWMDSPGHRENIMNGNYTHIGVGYDPSGHHWTQMFISR; encoded by the coding sequence ATGCAAAATAAATTCCTAACCATATTATTATGTTTAATGGCGCTTATCCCGTTCGGGTGTAATGGTAACAATCAAAATGCCGCTGGGTTAGCGGAAGATGCAAGGTATTTTCAAGATGAAGCAGACGATATGTATTTATCAAGTGAAGCTACTGATATTCCAAGTCAAAACTTTCCACATACGAAACCAGTTAAAATTCAAGAGGCTAAATTTGATTTTGTAATTGATGATTCACAATTACACCCTAGAGAGATTTATGATTTAAATCAAAACCTAGATAGAGCCACACTTCAAGAACGATTACGTACCTTATTACGTCATAATCTACCTGAAAGACAACGCCCTGAGCAAGCTACTCCAGAGGAGGACGAGCCACAACAAGCTCCAGAACAAGAAGAAACGCCAGAGCCAGAACAACCAGCAGAAACGCCAGAACCTGAGCCCGAGGAGCAACCTCAAGCTCCAGAGCCTCAGCCAGAAGAAACTGAAGAGCCTGCACAAGATGAACCACAAGAAGTCACAGACGGTATTAGACAGGAAGAACGGCAAGTCGTCGACCTCACCAACAATCACCGAAGACAGGCTGGACTTTCAGACCTTCAGTTAGATACAGAATTAAGTGCCGTTGCTCGTCGTAAGTCCACAGATATGGCGCAAAACAATTATTTTTCTCATACTAGTCCTACTTATGGTTCTCCGTTTGATATGATCCGAGACCATGGGATATCTTATAATGCAGCGGGAGAAAATATCGCCCAAGGTCAAAGATCAGCAGAAGAAGTAGTTCAAGCATGGATGGATAGTCCAGGACATAGAGAGAACATTATGAACGGCAACTACACACATATTGGTGTTGGGTATGATCCAAGTGGACATCATTGGACACAAATGTTTATAAGCCGTTAA
- a CDS encoding SDR family oxidoreductase, giving the protein MKFTEVNKQQQQGQPEQVQQRQPGFENEMTPEPIYDDLDYKGAEKLKDKVVLLTGGDSGIGRAVAIAFAKEGAKLSLIYLNEHEDAKKTKSDVEKYGGECLLISGDIGEETFCFNAVNQTIDHFGQLDCLINNAAEQHFQEKIEDISAEQLERTFKTNIFSVFHFLKAARPHLKEGSTIINSVSIVAYKGMPVLMDYSATKGALVALTRSLSENLISKGIRVNAVAPGPIWTPLIPASFPAKQVGEFGTDSPIGRPGQPAELAPAYVYLASGDSTYVSGQVIHVNGGQIVNG; this is encoded by the coding sequence ATGAAATTTACAGAAGTTAATAAACAACAGCAACAAGGACAACCGGAACAAGTTCAACAGCGCCAGCCTGGTTTTGAAAATGAGATGACACCAGAGCCAATTTATGATGACCTAGATTATAAGGGGGCAGAAAAACTCAAAGATAAAGTTGTTCTCTTAACAGGTGGTGATAGTGGCATCGGGCGTGCAGTGGCTATCGCATTTGCGAAAGAAGGAGCCAAGCTCTCTCTCATTTATTTAAATGAGCATGAAGACGCTAAAAAAACGAAATCCGATGTTGAAAAATACGGTGGGGAATGCCTTCTCATTTCAGGCGATATAGGAGAGGAAACATTCTGCTTTAATGCTGTAAATCAAACGATTGATCACTTCGGTCAATTGGATTGCCTTATTAATAACGCGGCTGAGCAACACTTCCAAGAAAAAATTGAGGACATTTCCGCTGAACAATTAGAACGTACGTTTAAAACAAATATTTTCTCAGTTTTTCACTTTCTTAAAGCAGCAAGACCCCATTTAAAAGAAGGAAGCACCATCATCAATAGTGTTTCCATTGTTGCTTACAAAGGGATGCCTGTTTTAATGGACTATTCGGCTACAAAAGGAGCACTTGTGGCATTAACTCGCTCCCTTTCAGAGAATCTTATCTCCAAAGGTATTCGCGTCAATGCTGTAGCACCAGGTCCCATTTGGACACCACTTATACCTGCTTCATTCCCCGCCAAACAAGTCGGTGAATTCGGGACAGACTCTCCAATTGGAAGGCCGGGACAACCAGCTGAGCTCGCTCCAGCTTATGTATACCTTGCATCCGGTGATTCCACATATGTCTCTGGTCAAGTCATTCACGTGAACGGTGGCCAAATAGTAAATGGTTAA
- the queG gene encoding tRNA epoxyqueuosine(34) reductase QueG, whose protein sequence is MTNAQLKQDIIAYSKHIGIDKIGFASADPFITLKARLKEQQRLGYASGFEKGTIDERTTPGLLLPEAKTIISIALAYPSKLKNAPQSKKGARRGIFCRASWGEDYHHILKCKLSKLEAYIYERVPEAKCKSMVDTGELSDRAVAERAGIGWSGKNCAIITPEFGSYVYLGDMITTIDFPEDQPIFDQCGTCNKCVEACPTGALVQGGQLDATKCIAFLTQTKEMLPEQYRKKIGNRLYGCDTCQVVCPVNKGKDARHHPEMLPDPEVVKPELIPLLKMSNREFKETFGRISGAWRGKKPIQRNAIIALAHYKEVDALPLLYELMLNDPRPVIRGTAAWAVAEITQNNETFIKLREAKEKESDSEVITEIEKALFKIQGEKEAIQDKPHPMKSF, encoded by the coding sequence GTGACAAATGCCCAATTAAAACAGGATATCATCGCATACAGTAAGCATATAGGCATCGATAAGATAGGCTTTGCATCGGCTGATCCTTTTATTACATTAAAAGCAAGGCTTAAAGAACAGCAAAGGCTTGGATATGCCTCTGGGTTTGAAAAGGGGACTATAGATGAAAGAACGACACCTGGGCTATTACTGCCAGAGGCTAAAACGATTATTTCCATTGCTTTAGCTTATCCATCTAAATTAAAAAATGCCCCTCAATCTAAAAAAGGCGCACGACGGGGGATTTTTTGCCGAGCGTCGTGGGGTGAAGATTATCACCATATTTTAAAATGTAAGTTATCCAAGCTTGAAGCATATATTTATGAACGGGTACCTGAAGCTAAATGTAAATCAATGGTTGATACAGGAGAATTGTCTGACAGAGCAGTAGCCGAACGAGCAGGTATTGGATGGAGCGGCAAAAATTGCGCAATTATAACACCTGAGTTCGGCTCGTATGTTTATTTAGGAGACATGATCACAACGATTGATTTCCCAGAAGATCAGCCGATTTTCGATCAATGTGGCACGTGTAACAAATGTGTGGAAGCCTGTCCTACTGGGGCGCTGGTGCAAGGAGGCCAATTGGATGCAACTAAATGTATTGCTTTTTTGACCCAAACGAAAGAGATGCTTCCAGAGCAGTATCGAAAAAAAATTGGTAATCGATTATATGGTTGTGACACGTGTCAGGTCGTCTGTCCTGTGAATAAAGGGAAAGACGCACGCCATCATCCGGAGATGCTGCCTGACCCAGAGGTAGTTAAACCGGAATTAATTCCGTTACTTAAAATGAGTAACAGAGAATTTAAAGAGACATTTGGACGAATTTCTGGTGCGTGGCGGGGCAAAAAGCCCATTCAACGAAACGCGATTATCGCCCTTGCTCACTATAAAGAAGTAGATGCTTTACCTTTACTATACGAGTTAATGCTTAATGATCCAAGACCTGTTATTAGAGGGACAGCTGCTTGGGCGGTGGCAGAAATCACACAAAATAATGAGACATTTATTAAGCTAAGAGAAGCAAAAGAAAAGGAAAGTGATTCAGAGGTAATAACAGAAATTGAAAAGGCCTTATTTAAAATTCAAGGTGAAAAAGAAGCGATTCAAGATAAACCACATCCAATGAAATCCTTTTAA
- a CDS encoding methylated-DNA--[protein]-cysteine S-methyltransferase: MTLRPLIAVSEIASPIGPLSLAASEKGICFVEFGPLQTTHSNFITKLKRHLIMAEIKEEKGPLIEAEKQITEYFEGVRKEFDLSLDLFGTPFQKLVWSEVGKIPYGSTASYKQIAINIGAPRAVRAIGGANNKNPIPIIIPCHRVIGSNGAMVGYGGGLDKKEALLKHEGALKTLTS, encoded by the coding sequence ATGACTTTGCGTCCATTAATTGCTGTTAGTGAAATAGCTAGTCCTATTGGCCCACTCAGTCTCGCAGCATCAGAAAAAGGCATTTGCTTTGTAGAGTTTGGTCCCTTACAAACAACACATTCAAATTTTATAACAAAGCTAAAAAGACATCTTATAATGGCAGAGATAAAAGAAGAAAAAGGCCCGCTTATAGAAGCCGAGAAGCAAATTACGGAGTATTTTGAAGGAGTTAGAAAAGAGTTTGATCTCTCGTTGGACTTGTTCGGAACACCATTTCAGAAACTTGTGTGGAGTGAAGTAGGAAAAATCCCATATGGCTCAACCGCGTCCTATAAACAAATTGCCATAAACATCGGGGCACCAAGAGCCGTACGAGCAATTGGTGGTGCTAATAATAAAAACCCCATACCGATTATTATACCGTGTCATAGAGTCATTGGTTCTAATGGAGCAATGGTTGGTTATGGAGGAGGATTAGACAAAAAAGAAGCTTTACTCAAACATGAAGGGGCCTTGAAAACATTAACCTCTTAG
- a CDS encoding amidase domain-containing protein — protein MKQELNCLQKYWETCCSLYVSGDKQGYHFIREEDNEAAKRKMLKMTDREADIAKNNVDGYLISQHVLNDRRVIDYLFVIEHFIVHKNTSYLETQKQLRRAVFEEEQLIDDYILAADGHETVSEEELYRKMPRQTIRTEGSRFHYDRLAAVKYAERWWNDYNPDYKQFDNDCTNYVSQCLRAGGAPMRGVPNRKEGWWYDHSKWSFSWAVAHSLRWYLSGSEIGLRAEEVSSAQQLLKGDVICYDFTGDGSWQHTTVVVEKDVDHMPLVNAHTTNSRMRYWGYEDSTAWTPNIQYKFFHITGP, from the coding sequence ATGAAGCAAGAGTTGAATTGTCTGCAAAAGTATTGGGAGACGTGTTGTAGCCTTTATGTTTCAGGGGATAAACAAGGCTATCATTTTATAAGGGAAGAAGATAATGAGGCGGCAAAGCGTAAGATGTTGAAGATGACAGATAGAGAAGCTGACATAGCGAAAAATAATGTAGACGGCTATTTAATTTCACAACATGTGTTAAATGATAGGCGAGTCATTGATTATTTATTTGTCATTGAACATTTTATCGTCCATAAGAACACATCCTATCTAGAAACTCAAAAACAACTAAGAAGAGCTGTTTTTGAGGAAGAACAGTTAATTGATGATTATATTTTAGCTGCTGACGGACATGAAACAGTGAGTGAAGAAGAATTATATAGAAAAATGCCACGTCAAACAATCCGTACAGAAGGAAGCCGTTTTCATTATGACCGATTAGCTGCGGTAAAATACGCTGAACGCTGGTGGAATGATTATAACCCAGATTACAAACAGTTTGATAATGACTGCACGAATTATGTTTCTCAATGTTTGAGAGCAGGAGGCGCACCGATGAGGGGAGTGCCTAATCGGAAGGAAGGTTGGTGGTACGACCATTCGAAGTGGAGTTTTAGCTGGGCTGTTGCACATTCTTTGCGTTGGTATTTAAGTGGGTCGGAAATTGGACTTAGAGCGGAAGAGGTTTCTTCAGCGCAGCAGTTACTGAAGGGTGATGTTATTTGCTACGACTTTACCGGTGACGGCAGTTGGCAGCATACGACAGTAGTCGTTGAAAAGGATGTGGATCATATGCCCCTTGTTAATGCTCATACAACGAACAGTCGAATGCGTTATTGGGGGTATGAAGATTCAACCGCGTGGACACCCAATATTCAATATAAATTTTTTCATATTACTGGGCCATAA
- a CDS encoding DUF4245 domain-containing protein has product MTINGLLKNVMTILLVVLLASCVQTDSTLTQAREELPFPVLYPEEIPDGWAVNETIYEDRLLVIIFNNNQEGQIELVQDQNIQGLDVDELRSHVLSNVSVGSEFLLSHEVVEVGDYVGELAYFTDPISTLQYTFVEKNELFNESVGPIPYYQVIGKGVSSDELKEFIHTLEVST; this is encoded by the coding sequence ATGACAATAAATGGATTATTAAAAAATGTAATGACAATCTTACTAGTCGTTTTATTAGCTTCCTGTGTTCAAACAGATTCAACTTTAACTCAGGCTAGAGAGGAACTGCCGTTTCCTGTTTTATATCCTGAGGAAATTCCAGATGGTTGGGCTGTTAATGAGACGATATATGAAGATCGTCTTCTCGTCATCATATTTAATAATAACCAAGAGGGACAAATAGAGCTCGTCCAGGATCAAAATATTCAAGGACTCGATGTTGATGAATTGAGAAGCCATGTGCTGTCAAATGTGTCTGTTGGAAGTGAATTTCTTCTAAGTCATGAAGTTGTAGAAGTGGGGGACTACGTTGGGGAATTAGCTTATTTTACTGATCCTATTTCAACACTTCAATATACATTTGTAGAGAAAAATGAACTATTTAATGAAAGTGTAGGACCTATACCTTATTACCAAGTAATTGGAAAAGGTGTCTCGTCAGACGAGTTAAAAGAATTTATTCATACTTTAGAAGTTTCGACGTAA
- the trmL gene encoding tRNA (uridine(34)/cytosine(34)/5-carboxymethylaminomethyluridine(34)-2'-O)-methyltransferase TrmL, with amino-acid sequence MGLHVVLHEPEIPANTGNIARTCAGTNTALHLIHPLGFSTDDRMLKRAGCDYWPNVKVNHYHTINELLEKYPHGEFFYIETIGEKYYHEFDYSDVDKDYFFVFGKETKGLPKELTESNKERCFRIPQTDKIRSLNLSNTAAIVVYEALRQQMFPVLN; translated from the coding sequence GTGGGCTTACACGTCGTTCTACACGAACCGGAGATTCCGGCCAACACAGGAAATATTGCACGCACTTGCGCAGGGACAAACACAGCTCTTCATTTAATTCATCCACTAGGTTTTTCTACAGATGACCGAATGCTAAAAAGAGCAGGCTGTGACTACTGGCCAAATGTAAAGGTAAATCATTATCATACGATAAACGAACTACTAGAAAAATATCCACATGGTGAGTTTTTCTATATTGAAACGATAGGAGAAAAATATTATCATGAATTTGATTACAGTGACGTAGATAAAGATTATTTTTTTGTATTTGGAAAGGAAACGAAAGGGTTACCCAAAGAGTTAACGGAGTCAAACAAAGAGCGTTGTTTTCGTATTCCTCAAACGGATAAAATAAGGTCGTTAAATTTATCTAATACAGCAGCAATTGTTGTTTACGAAGCGTTACGGCAACAAATGTTTCCTGTGCTAAATTAG
- a CDS encoding antibiotic biosynthesis monooxygenase → MYVVMNELYVPIEGRDHVSKRFAESSGKMKHVPGCLDFMFLNPEDDSHHQIVLTKWESKADYENWINSDAFKQAHKKRRENLDKSPTSGNQIYAYEAVHHLSHS, encoded by the coding sequence ATGTATGTGGTGATGAATGAGCTATACGTCCCAATTGAGGGGAGAGACCATGTATCGAAACGTTTTGCAGAAAGCTCTGGAAAAATGAAACATGTTCCAGGCTGCCTTGATTTTATGTTTTTAAACCCAGAAGATGACAGCCATCATCAAATCGTTTTAACGAAATGGGAGTCTAAAGCAGACTATGAGAACTGGATTAATAGTGATGCCTTCAAACAAGCTCATAAAAAAAGGCGTGAAAATCTCGATAAAAGTCCTACATCAGGTAATCAAATTTATGCTTATGAAGCGGTGCATCATTTATCCCACTCTTAA